One window of the Vigna radiata var. radiata cultivar VC1973A chromosome 1, Vradiata_ver6, whole genome shotgun sequence genome contains the following:
- the LOC106767094 gene encoding DNA-directed RNA polymerases II, IV and V subunit 12 → MLRLSLFNFLLCVCISSAKPKPRTFFFHSLPESPMDPQPEPVSYICGDCGMENTLKPGDVIQCRECGYRILYKKRTRRIVQYEAR, encoded by the exons ATGCTTAGACTCAGCttgttcaattttcttctgtGCGTGTGCATCAGTTCAGCGAAACCTAAACCTAGAACGTTCTTCTTTCACAGTTTGCCGGAATCACCAATGGATCCTCAGCCTGAACCAGTCAGCTACATCTGCGGAG ATTGTGGCATGGAGAATACGCTGAAGCCCGGCGACGTGATACAGTGCCGTGAGTGCGGTTACCGTATCCTTTACAAGAAGCGCACTCGTCGCA TTGTTCAATACGAGGCCCGCTGA
- the LOC106768967 gene encoding putative GEM-like protein 8, translating into MKSFATSPGRSITFPHLDDNLPQNQISVASCSFNDKENDIKDTGKNSSFTFRIHDHVKMGPNLSEILKGKLSLGARIIQEGGRGNIFKNVFGMQEKEQLLKASQCYVYTTAGPIAGVLFISTEKVAFCSERPITFSSVTGELAKAPYKVLIPIGRIKEVNGSQNVNNVEQKYIEIVTEDDSEFWFVGFLRYEKALKNLNKAISMSNHNLKE; encoded by the exons ATGAAGTCTTTTGCTACCTCTCCGGGGAGATCCATTACTTTTCCACATCTTGATGACAATTTACCACAAAATCAGATTTCTGTTGCTAGCTGTTCTTTCAACGACAAAG AGAATGACATTAAGGACACAGGAAAAAACAGCAGTTTTACATTTAGGATTCATGACCATG TGAAAATGGGTCCTAATCTGTCTGAGATTCTGAAGGGGAAGTTGAGTTTGGGGGCAAGGATTATACAAGAAGGAGGAAGAGGGAACATCTTCAAGAATGTTTTTGGGATGCAAGAAAAAGAACAATTGTTAAAGGCCTCTCAGTGTTATGTATATACCACAGCTGGTCCTATTGCAGGAGTTCTCTTTATCTCAACTGAAAAGGTTGCATTTTGCAGTGAAAGGCCAATAACCTTCAGTTCTGTGACAGGAGAGTTAGCCAAGGCACCATACAAG GTTTTGATTCCAATAGGTAGAATAAAAGAGGTCAATGGAAGCCAGAATGTGAATAATGTAGAACAGAAGTACATAGAGATAGTGACAGAGGATGATTCTGAATTTTGGTTTGTGGGGTTCTTGCGGTACGAGAAAGCTCTTAAGAATCTTAACAAAGCCATTTCCATGTCCAATCATAACCTAAAGGAGTGA
- the LOC106766988 gene encoding kunitz trypsin inhibitor 2-like gives MKVSLLAFSILLVGVAVAAPEPVVDTSGQKLRTGVKYYILPVLRGKGGGLTVSTSGNTTCPLFVVQEKLELLNGTPVTFTPYNAKNGVVLTSTDLNIKSYGPTTSCDKPPVWKLLKVLTGVWFLSTGGVEGNPGIDTVVNWFKIEKADKDYVISFCPSVCKCQTLCRELGLYVGDDGNKHLSLSDKVPSFKVNFKRA, from the coding sequence ATGAAGGTCTCACTCTTAGCATTTTCCATTCTCTTGGTTGGTGTTGCTGTGGCAGCACCTGAACCGGTGGTTGACACCTCCGGCCAGAAACTGAGAACAGGTGTCAAGTACTACATTCTCCCAGTCTTGAGGGGCAAAGGCGGTGGCCTAACTGTTTCAACCAGTGGCAACACCACATGCCCACTCTTTGTGGTGCAAGAGAAGCTTGAACTCTTGAATGGCACCCCAGTTACTTTCACACCATACAATGCCAAAAATGGTGTTGTTCTAACTTCAACTGATCTCAACATCAAGTCCTATGGGCCAACCACCTCCTGTGACAAGCCCCCTGTGTGGAAGCTCCTCAAGGTGTTAACTGGGGTGTGGTTTTTGAGCACCGGTGGTGTTGAAGGCAATCCAGGGATTGACACTGTTGTCAATTGGTTCAAGATTGAGAAGGCTGACAAAGACTATGTCATTTCTTTCTGTCCCTCAGTGTGTAAATGCCAGACTTTGTGTAGGGAACTTGGCTTATATGTTGGTGATGATGGAAACAAGCATTTGTCTCTCAGTGATAAGGTTCCATCCTTCAAGGTTAACTTCAAGAGGGCTTAA
- the LOC106769178 gene encoding kunitz trypsin inhibitor 2-like has protein sequence MKIKHVAFLLVFALTSQPLLGAGESFHEHVIDTSGKKLRADANYHIIPAVPFTICGFVSCFTGGGLALGGIDDESCPLDVVVEKADEGLPLRFLPFNTKKGVIRVSTDLNIFFSDADERCPHHSTVWRLGHFDASTGQTYVTTGGVVGSPNQHTIQNWFQIHKYEDAYKLVYCPPVCPSCHHSCEDVGVFVDGHRRMHLALSDDPFKVKFKEA, from the coding sequence ATGAAGATCAAGCACGTAGCATTTCTCCTCGTCTTTGCCTTGACCTCGCAACCGCTACTAGGAGCTGGTGAATCTTTTCATGAGCATGTGATTGATACATCAGGGAAGAAACTGAGAGCTGATGCAAATTACCATATCATCCCTGCTGTGCCCTTCACCATATGTGGCTTTGTTAGCTGTTTCACTGGTGGAGGCCTTGCACTTGGCGGCATCGATGATGAATCATGCCCTCTTGATGTTGTAGTTGAGAAAGCCGATGAAGGCCTACCACTGAGGTTCTTACCTTTCAACACTAAAAAGGGTGTCATTCGTGTCTCCACTGATTTGAACATATTTTTCTCAGATGCTGATGAAAGATGTCCACACCATTCCACTGTATGGAGGCTTGGTCACTTTGATGCCTCTACTGGTCAGACATATGTGACAACTGGTGGTGTTGTCGGAAGCCCAAATCAGCACACAATTCAGAATTGGTTCCAGATTCACAAGTACGAGGATGCTTATAAGCTGGTTTATTGTCCCCCTGTGTGCCCCTCTTGCCACCATTCGTGCGAGGATGTTGGAGTGTTTGTGGATGGGCATAGGAGAATGCATCTGGCACTCAGTGATGATCCCTTCAAAGTTAAGTTCAAAGAAGCCTGA
- the LOC106757033 gene encoding kunitz trypsin inhibitor 2-like, whose product MCKPIMKNIVLAFVLLFALSLQPLLRATDAAAEAVADTSGKKLQVGKSYYIVPAMRTFTRCGKLECLNAEGLSLANIGESCPLDVVVVQRSFGLPLSFSPFDTNEGVVLESTDLNIGFSTDRTSCGEYSLVWKLDHFGGSKGEWFVTTGGSKGNPGRKTIRNWFKIEKCDDAYKIVYCPSVCLSSKHLCKDVGVFVDENGNRRLALSDVPFKVKFQLAKSN is encoded by the coding sequence ATGTGCAAACCAATAATGAAGAACATAGTGCTAGCTTTTGTTCTTCTCTTTGCCCTAAGCTTACAACCACTACTCAGAGCAACTGATGCAGCAGCAGAGGCAGTAGCTGACACGTCAGGGAAGAAACTCCAAGTTGGTAAGAGTTACTACATTGTTCCAGCTATGAGAACCTTCACAAGATGTGGAAAGTTGGAATGTTTGAATGCCGAAGGCCTTTCACTTGCCAACATTGGTGAGTCATGCCCTCTTGATGTTGTGGTTGTGCAAAGATCTTTTGGGTTGCCACTGTCATTTTCACCCTTTGACACCAATGAAGGTGTTGTTCTTGAGTCCACTGATTTGAACATAGGGTTCTCCACTGATCGTACTAGTTGTGGTGAGTATTCTCTGGTGTGGAAATTGGACCACTTTGGTGGCTCTAAAGGAGAGTGGTTTGTGACCACTGGTGGCTCTAAGGGGAACCCTGGTAGGAAAACCATACGCAACTGGTTCAAAATTGAGAAGTGTGATGATgcttataaaattgtttattgtcCCAGTGTGTGCCTTTCTTCCAAACACCTGTGCAAGGATGTTGGTGTGTTTGTGGATGAGAATGGCAATCGGCGTTTGGCTCTGAGCGATGTTCCATTCAAAGTTAAGTTCCAGCTTGCAAAATCAAATTAA